From the Syngnathoides biaculeatus isolate LvHL_M chromosome 10, ASM1980259v1, whole genome shotgun sequence genome, one window contains:
- the synpra gene encoding synaptoporin isoform X1: MDTTNQLASAGTFQVLKLPLGFIRVLEWLFAIFAFATCGGYSGQLRVSVDCMEKASSNLSIAIDFAYPFRLHQVSFEAPMCEGMRRERLFLIGDFSSSAEFFVTIAVFAFLYSLVATVVYILFWNKYRENNRGPLIDFVVTVVFSFMWLVSSSAWAKALSDVKLATDPGEVQLLISACKDQTNKCGSVQEPRWSGLNTSVVFGFLNFVLWAGNIWFVFKETGWHKGAARFVAGASEKHTGTFSQQPRNQDSFDQSGGFNTRGDLDQPSEYSQVGGPPTYANQM; encoded by the exons CTCTTTGCCATATTTGCCTTTGCGACATGTGGGGGCTACTCTGGGCAGCTGCGGGTTAGCGTGGACTGTATGGAGAAGGCCAGCAGCAACCTCAGCATCGCCATTGACTTTGCTTATCCTTTCAG GTTGCACCAGGTGTCCTTTGAAGCACCCATGTGTGAGGGGATGAGGAGGGAGCGCCTCTTCCTCATTGGAGACTTCTCATCCTCTGCGGAGTTCTTCGTTACAATTGCTGTCTTTGCTTTCCTCTACTCACTTGTTGCCACTGTTGTCTACATCTTGTTTTGGAACAAGTACCGTGAAAACAACCGAGGACCACTGATC GATTTTGTTGTGACCGTTGTGTTCTCCTTCATGTGGCTTGTCAGCTCTTCTGCTTGGGCCAAAGCTCTGTCTGATGTCAAGTTAGCCACAGATCCGGGTGAAGTTCAGCTTCTTATTTCTGCCTGTAAAgatcagacaaataaatgtgGCTCTGTGCAGGAGCCACGCTGGTCTGGACTCAACACCTCAGTG GTGTTTGGATTCCTCAACTTTGTTCTCTGGGCTGGGAACATCTGGTTCGTCTTCAAGGAGACTGGTTGGCACAAAGGCGCTGCCAGGTTTGTGGCCGGGGCCTCCGAGAAGCACACCGGCACCTTTAGCCAGCAGCCTCGCAACCAGGACAGCTTTGATCAGTCTGGGGGCTTCAACACCCGGGGAGACCTGGACCAACCGTCCGAGTACAGTCAGGTTGGAGGGCCTCCCACTTACGCCAATCAAATGTAG
- the synpra gene encoding synaptoporin isoform X2, with protein sequence MRVELFAIFAFATCGGYSGQLRVSVDCMEKASSNLSIAIDFAYPFRLHQVSFEAPMCEGMRRERLFLIGDFSSSAEFFVTIAVFAFLYSLVATVVYILFWNKYRENNRGPLIDFVVTVVFSFMWLVSSSAWAKALSDVKLATDPGEVQLLISACKDQTNKCGSVQEPRWSGLNTSVVFGFLNFVLWAGNIWFVFKETGWHKGAARFVAGASEKHTGTFSQQPRNQDSFDQSGGFNTRGDLDQPSEYSQVGGPPTYANQM encoded by the exons ATGAGGGTGGAG CTCTTTGCCATATTTGCCTTTGCGACATGTGGGGGCTACTCTGGGCAGCTGCGGGTTAGCGTGGACTGTATGGAGAAGGCCAGCAGCAACCTCAGCATCGCCATTGACTTTGCTTATCCTTTCAG GTTGCACCAGGTGTCCTTTGAAGCACCCATGTGTGAGGGGATGAGGAGGGAGCGCCTCTTCCTCATTGGAGACTTCTCATCCTCTGCGGAGTTCTTCGTTACAATTGCTGTCTTTGCTTTCCTCTACTCACTTGTTGCCACTGTTGTCTACATCTTGTTTTGGAACAAGTACCGTGAAAACAACCGAGGACCACTGATC GATTTTGTTGTGACCGTTGTGTTCTCCTTCATGTGGCTTGTCAGCTCTTCTGCTTGGGCCAAAGCTCTGTCTGATGTCAAGTTAGCCACAGATCCGGGTGAAGTTCAGCTTCTTATTTCTGCCTGTAAAgatcagacaaataaatgtgGCTCTGTGCAGGAGCCACGCTGGTCTGGACTCAACACCTCAGTG GTGTTTGGATTCCTCAACTTTGTTCTCTGGGCTGGGAACATCTGGTTCGTCTTCAAGGAGACTGGTTGGCACAAAGGCGCTGCCAGGTTTGTGGCCGGGGCCTCCGAGAAGCACACCGGCACCTTTAGCCAGCAGCCTCGCAACCAGGACAGCTTTGATCAGTCTGGGGGCTTCAACACCCGGGGAGACCTGGACCAACCGTCCGAGTACAGTCAGGTTGGAGGGCCTCCCACTTACGCCAATCAAATGTAG